From a single Drosophila sulfurigaster albostrigata strain 15112-1811.04 chromosome 3, ASM2355843v2, whole genome shotgun sequence genomic region:
- the LOC133845078 gene encoding ADP-ribosylation factor 1 isoform X1: protein MGNVFANLFKGLFGKKEMRILMVGLDAAGKTTILYKLKLGEIVTTIPTIGFNVETVEYKNISFTVWDVGGQDKIRPLWRHYFQNTQGLIFVVDSNDRERIGEAREELMRMLAEDELRDAVLLIFANKQDLPNAMNAAEITDKLGLHSLRNRNWYIQATCATSGDGLYEGLDWLSNQLKNANR from the exons atgggAAATGTATTCGCGAATCTATTCAAAGGCCTCTTCGGTAAAAAGGAAATGAGAATATTGATGGTCGGTTTGGATGCCGCTGGTAAAACCACAATTCTGTACAAACTCAAATTAGGCGAAATTGTTACAACGATACCTACCATTG GTTTCAATGTGGAGACTGTAGAATACAAGAATATTAGCTTTACAGTGTGGGATGTGGGCGGCCAAGACAAAATTCGTCCATTGTGGAGGCATTACTTCCAGAATACACAA ggTCTTATCTTCGTCGTTGATAGCAATGACAGAGAGCGTATTGGTGAGGCGAGAGAGGAATTGATGCGCATGCTGGCCGAGGATGAGCTTAGAGATGCAGTCTTACTAATATTCGCCAACAAACAG GATCTGCCAAATGCAATGAATGCGGCCGAAATCACCGATAAGCTTGGCTTGCACTCACTCAGAAACCGCAACTGGTATATTCAGGCGACGTGTGCAACTAGCGGCGATGGACTCTACGAGGGACTTGACTGGTTGTCCAATCAGCTGAAGAATGCTAATCGCTAA